Proteins from a single region of Acidimicrobiia bacterium:
- a CDS encoding NAD-dependent epimerase/dehydratase family protein, which produces MRALVTGGAGFIGSNLVDALVDSGAEVVAFDDLSTGYANNVHPQATLIEGDIADQDAVARATAGCDVVFHEAAHRAVARSVERPLETDRANVAGTLTVLVAARDAGVRRVVSASSSSIYGGATQLPTPESAPLIPRSPYAVSKLAAEHYCRVFWELYGLETVALRYFNVFGPRQRPDSMYAAVIPLFIDALRSGMAPEIHGDGHQSRHFAFVSDAVDANLRAADAPPERCAGRAYNIAGERSYDLLELLGLLEAIVGRSVAPRHTEPRSGDVRNSLADLTAAQRDLGYRPQVSFTEGLRRTVAWFDNRVGVEPGTAR; this is translated from the coding sequence ATGCGCGCGCTCGTCACCGGCGGGGCCGGGTTCATCGGGTCGAACTTGGTCGACGCGCTCGTCGATTCGGGAGCCGAGGTCGTGGCGTTCGACGACCTCTCGACGGGCTACGCCAACAACGTGCATCCGCAGGCGACGCTCATCGAGGGGGACATCGCCGACCAGGACGCCGTCGCCCGCGCGACCGCGGGATGCGACGTCGTCTTCCATGAAGCGGCGCACCGGGCCGTCGCTCGGTCCGTCGAGCGCCCGCTCGAGACGGACCGAGCAAACGTCGCGGGCACGCTGACCGTCCTCGTGGCCGCCCGCGACGCCGGTGTACGCCGTGTGGTCTCGGCGTCGTCGTCCTCCATCTACGGCGGGGCTACCCAACTCCCGACGCCCGAGTCGGCGCCCCTCATTCCGCGTTCGCCGTATGCCGTGTCGAAGCTCGCGGCGGAGCACTACTGCCGTGTGTTCTGGGAGCTGTACGGACTCGAGACCGTCGCGCTCCGCTACTTCAATGTGTTCGGACCACGACAACGGCCCGACAGCATGTACGCGGCGGTGATCCCATTGTTCATCGACGCCTTGCGCTCGGGTATGGCACCCGAGATCCATGGCGACGGTCACCAGAGCCGACACTTCGCCTTCGTCTCCGACGCTGTCGACGCCAACCTTCGGGCCGCCGACGCACCGCCCGAGCGGTGCGCGGGACGGGCCTACAACATCGCCGGGGAGCGCTCGTACGATCTCCTTGAACTTCTCGGGCTGCTCGAAGCCATCGTCGGACGGTCGGTGGCGCCCCGGCACACCGAGCCGAGGTCTGGCGACGTTCGCAACTCGCTCGCCGACCTGACCGCGGCGCAGCGCGACCTCGGCTACCGGCCGCAGGTGAGCTTCACCGAGGGTCTGCGCCGGACGGTGGCCTGGTTCGACAACCGCGTCGGCGTTGAGCCGGGAACCGCGCGATGA
- a CDS encoding nucleotide sugar dehydrogenase, protein MTDRVTTKGLLERLESREAKIAVVGQGYVGLPVAMRACEVGFGVVGYDTSAERIEALRAARSYVEDVPDLQLRSALENGYWPTRDPLDLRAFDVAVITVPTPLRDGNPDLSFIEAAGRDLAPKLTPGALVVLESTTYPGTTEELLGPVLEESGLRAGEDFFLAYSPERIDPGNPEWNLVNTPKVVSGIDAASRRAVEAFYGTLVEKVVPVSSTAEAELVKLLENTFRHVNIALVNELAMFARDLGVDIWSAIDATATKPFGFMRFTPGPGVGGHCLPIDPSYLAWRVETRLGLRFRFVELANDVNSHMPDYVATRVMALLNQDAKAVRGARILLLGLAYKAGTSDWRESPSTIVAERLLALGAEVRVHDAHLPADTDLRLPVSRVDCTADELDAADLVLLLVEHADLPLDEICARARLVLDTKGCLRGREFRGELL, encoded by the coding sequence ATGACGGACCGGGTCACCACCAAGGGGCTGCTCGAACGCCTCGAGTCGCGCGAAGCGAAGATCGCCGTCGTCGGCCAGGGCTACGTCGGGCTCCCGGTCGCCATGCGCGCGTGCGAGGTCGGCTTCGGCGTCGTCGGCTACGACACCTCGGCCGAACGAATCGAGGCGCTGCGCGCGGCGCGGTCGTACGTCGAGGACGTGCCCGACCTCCAGCTCCGGTCGGCACTCGAGAACGGCTACTGGCCGACTCGCGACCCGCTCGACCTGCGGGCGTTCGACGTGGCCGTGATCACCGTGCCGACGCCATTGCGCGACGGCAACCCCGACCTGTCCTTCATCGAGGCCGCCGGGCGCGACCTCGCCCCGAAGCTGACGCCGGGCGCGCTCGTCGTCCTCGAGTCAACGACCTATCCGGGCACGACCGAGGAGCTCCTTGGGCCCGTGCTCGAGGAGTCCGGTCTGCGGGCCGGCGAGGACTTCTTCCTCGCGTACTCACCGGAGCGGATCGATCCCGGCAACCCGGAGTGGAACCTGGTCAACACACCGAAGGTCGTGTCCGGCATCGACGCGGCATCGCGGCGCGCCGTCGAGGCGTTCTACGGCACGCTCGTGGAGAAGGTCGTGCCCGTGTCCTCGACGGCGGAAGCCGAGCTCGTCAAGCTCCTCGAGAACACGTTCCGCCATGTCAACATCGCCCTGGTCAACGAGCTCGCGATGTTCGCGCGAGACCTCGGCGTCGACATCTGGTCCGCGATCGACGCCACCGCCACGAAGCCGTTCGGATTCATGCGGTTCACCCCGGGACCCGGCGTCGGTGGCCACTGCCTGCCGATCGACCCCTCCTATCTCGCGTGGCGGGTTGAAACGCGCCTCGGCCTCCGGTTCCGGTTCGTCGAGCTCGCCAACGACGTGAACAGCCACATGCCCGACTACGTGGCGACCCGGGTCATGGCGTTGCTCAACCAGGACGCCAAGGCGGTCCGCGGTGCCCGCATCCTCCTCCTCGGCCTCGCGTACAAGGCAGGGACGTCCGACTGGCGCGAGTCGCCGTCGACCATCGTCGCCGAGCGGCTACTCGCCCTGGGCGCAGAGGTCCGCGTCCACGATGCCCACCTTCCGGCGGACACCGACCTCCGGCTGCCGGTGTCGCGGGTCGACTGCACCGCTGACGAACTCGATGCGGCGGACCTCGTTCTCCTGCTCGTCGAGCACGCAGACCTCCCACTCGACGAGATCTGCGCTCGCGCCAGGTTGGTGCTCGACACCAAGGGGTGCCTGCGCGGTCGCGAGTTCCGCGGCGAGCTGCTCTGA
- a CDS encoding CRTAC1 family protein yields MTVRRRRLVASVTLAGAVVFGATLANLPATARASAQTSERGAGRGDGDALTEVYRAPRRGPGGAPAFLDATSDLGLLEPLTGMRVHATATGDVNDDGWSDLFVGTFADRPEDDYRVRGADGPSPDRLLLGGSRGFRVDESFPAEWGRTAAAAFADLDGDGDLDLVLARNVRDVERGRAPSTILRNDRGRFVKAAELDHPRGARAIGLIDFDGDSRLDLVIVEDRFSDGASVLWRNEGKLRFVDATRTAGLPPDVAGMGVATADLNGDRAPDVLISGSNRLFLNQGDGSFREDDTARQTFDWPRFGDEDDPAGVVATDVDGDARTDLVIGQHYNSTVDEGRRVPVRLYLNDGNDGAQAPRFRDVTGAAGLTPLPTKAPHVDVVDLDADGRLDILTTASAGSVAVVFRQVGVDEGVPRFELTGIPNPPDYWVTAAVLDADRDGRLDVFLAEFEPTRPSPLLRNRTNAGHWFGVTATPGTVVELFHAGGLGDPHDRLAWREVGTSTGFAAGPSVTAWFGLGAVHRIDVRIVSPEGRTVVELHDAGVDRLVRLP; encoded by the coding sequence ATGACGGTGCGGCGTCGCCGGCTTGTGGCCAGCGTGACGCTCGCCGGCGCCGTCGTGTTCGGCGCCACGCTGGCGAATCTTCCCGCGACAGCTCGTGCGTCGGCGCAGACTAGCGAGCGCGGCGCCGGCAGGGGAGACGGCGACGCGCTGACGGAGGTCTACCGAGCGCCGCGTCGCGGGCCGGGCGGAGCGCCGGCCTTCCTCGACGCGACCAGCGACTTGGGGCTGCTCGAGCCGCTCACGGGCATGCGCGTGCACGCGACCGCGACCGGTGACGTGAACGACGACGGCTGGAGCGACCTCTTCGTCGGGACGTTCGCCGACCGTCCGGAGGACGACTACCGGGTGCGCGGTGCCGACGGCCCTTCGCCGGACCGCCTCCTCCTCGGTGGGTCGCGCGGCTTTCGCGTCGACGAGTCGTTTCCGGCCGAGTGGGGGCGCACGGCCGCGGCCGCATTCGCGGACCTAGACGGGGACGGGGATCTCGACCTCGTCCTCGCGCGCAACGTTCGGGACGTCGAGCGCGGCCGGGCGCCGTCGACAATCCTCCGGAACGACAGGGGACGGTTCGTCAAGGCGGCGGAGCTCGACCATCCTCGCGGTGCGCGAGCGATCGGGCTCATCGACTTCGACGGCGACTCGCGGCTCGATCTCGTGATCGTCGAGGACCGCTTCTCGGACGGCGCGAGCGTCCTCTGGCGGAACGAGGGCAAGCTTCGTTTTGTCGATGCGACTCGCACCGCGGGGCTGCCACCGGACGTGGCCGGCATGGGGGTCGCGACCGCCGATCTCAACGGTGATCGGGCGCCCGATGTGCTGATCTCTGGGTCCAACCGTCTTTTTCTCAACCAGGGCGACGGGAGCTTCCGCGAGGACGACACCGCTCGACAGACGTTCGACTGGCCTCGCTTCGGCGACGAGGACGACCCGGCCGGGGTCGTCGCGACCGACGTCGACGGGGACGCCCGCACCGATCTTGTGATCGGCCAGCACTACAACAGCACCGTCGACGAGGGCCGGCGCGTCCCGGTGCGCCTGTACTTGAACGACGGCAACGACGGCGCACAGGCGCCTCGCTTCCGCGACGTCACCGGTGCCGCCGGACTCACGCCGCTCCCGACGAAGGCGCCACACGTCGACGTCGTCGACCTCGATGCCGACGGCCGCCTTGACATCCTCACGACGGCGTCCGCCGGCAGCGTGGCCGTCGTCTTCCGTCAGGTCGGTGTCGACGAAGGCGTCCCGCGCTTCGAGCTGACCGGGATTCCGAATCCCCCCGACTACTGGGTCACGGCCGCGGTGCTCGACGCCGACCGCGACGGCCGACTCGACGTCTTCCTCGCCGAGTTCGAGCCCACGCGACCGAGCCCGCTCCTGCGCAACCGCACGAACGCCGGACACTGGTTCGGCGTCACCGCCACGCCCGGCACCGTCGTCGAGCTGTTCCACGCCGGTGGGCTCGGTGACCCGCATGACCGCCTCGCGTGGCGAGAGGTCGGCACGTCGACCGGGTTCGCGGCCGGCCCGTCGGTGACCGCCTGGTTCGGGCTCGGAGCGGTGCATCGCATCGATGTGCGCATCGTGAGCCCCGAGGGACGCACGGTCGTGGAGCTCCATGACGCTGGCGTCGACCGCCTCGTCCGACTCCCCTGA
- a CDS encoding glycosyltransferase, producing the protein MGTQRTIAFVGHRYHLEQYTRGLYDALGQRFDIRFTWVDDGWPESIADISGHDEADACIWFVRFRELIERPGFRWGDFAGVRVMLEHDAVQNFAVSESRYIGAWPEVFHRNDFQVLASSGKATSERLAAAGVPSYWLPKGYDAARMFDLDLERNGIGYYGMAYQARRAMLDYLQRRRVGFTSFRCQSFELNEHLNQFLGCLICNMEGIVGRGLGRVMHRLSPSRGLVLKSGLEPMIKNFEVPGAGCAPICDEIDELADLGFADGDTMVSYRTFDELVEKLDHYGRAPEDLREIGRRGNTLVQSRHTWDDRAEQLEDFIARQMCPTPKIAPTAP; encoded by the coding sequence TTGGGTACGCAGAGGACGATCGCGTTCGTCGGCCACCGTTATCACCTCGAGCAGTACACGCGCGGGCTCTACGACGCCCTCGGTCAGCGGTTCGACATCAGGTTCACCTGGGTCGACGACGGGTGGCCGGAGTCGATCGCCGACATCTCGGGCCACGACGAAGCGGACGCGTGCATCTGGTTTGTCCGCTTCCGCGAGCTGATTGAGCGTCCGGGGTTCCGGTGGGGAGACTTTGCGGGTGTGCGCGTCATGCTCGAGCACGACGCCGTGCAGAACTTCGCGGTTTCGGAATCGCGCTACATCGGTGCGTGGCCGGAGGTCTTCCACCGCAACGACTTCCAGGTGCTCGCGAGCAGTGGGAAGGCGACGAGCGAGCGGCTCGCCGCCGCAGGAGTTCCCTCCTACTGGCTACCGAAGGGCTACGACGCCGCGCGCATGTTCGACCTCGACCTCGAGCGGAATGGCATTGGCTACTACGGCATGGCCTACCAGGCCCGGCGCGCGATGCTCGATTACCTGCAGCGCAGACGGGTTGGGTTCACATCTTTTCGCTGCCAGAGCTTCGAGTTGAACGAGCACTTGAACCAGTTCCTCGGCTGCCTCATCTGCAACATGGAGGGCATCGTCGGTCGCGGCCTCGGTCGTGTCATGCATCGGCTCTCTCCGAGCCGTGGCCTCGTGCTCAAATCGGGACTCGAACCGATGATCAAGAACTTCGAGGTTCCGGGAGCAGGATGCGCGCCGATCTGCGACGAGATCGACGAGCTCGCCGACCTTGGCTTCGCGGACGGCGACACCATGGTCTCGTACCGGACCTTCGACGAGCTCGTCGAGAAACTCGACCACTACGGGCGGGCACCCGAGGACCTCCGCGAGATCGGCCGGCGCGGTAACACCCTCGTTCAGAGCCGTCACACTTGGGACGACCGAGCCGAGCAACTCGAGGATTTCATCGCGCGGCAGATGTGCCCAACACCAAAGATCGCGCCGACCGCGCCCTAG
- a CDS encoding NAD-dependent epimerase/dehydratase family protein produces MSETVLITGGAGFIGSHLADALLERGNHVIALDDLSTGRPENLSSASTSPNFCFVQGSVLDELMVDEHVRNCDIVMHLAAAVGVKLIVERPLHSLTTNIRGAETVLGAAHRYRKKILVVSSSEIYGKNSSVPLAETADRVLGSPSVARWAYSTSKAVDEILAYAYHNEHRLPTLVVRLFNTVGPRQSPAYGMVIPRLVRQALAGEPMSVFGDGSQTRCFCHVADVVDALLRIIGSAEAVGEVFNVGSGEEISILDLARRIRDIAGSSSEIALIPYDKAYESGFEDMARRVPDTGRLAALTGWRSRRTLDDILTETIAEAKTELDRE; encoded by the coding sequence ATGTCCGAAACGGTCCTCATCACGGGTGGCGCAGGCTTCATCGGCTCGCATCTCGCCGACGCGCTCCTCGAGCGCGGCAACCACGTGATCGCGCTCGACGATCTCTCGACCGGAAGACCGGAGAACCTCAGCTCCGCGAGCACGTCTCCCAACTTCTGCTTCGTCCAAGGGTCCGTCCTCGACGAACTCATGGTCGACGAGCACGTGCGTAACTGCGACATTGTGATGCACCTCGCGGCTGCCGTCGGGGTGAAACTGATCGTGGAGCGGCCGCTGCACTCGCTCACGACAAACATCCGCGGTGCCGAGACCGTGCTCGGAGCCGCGCACCGATACCGCAAGAAGATCTTGGTCGTGAGTTCGTCGGAGATTTACGGCAAGAACTCCTCCGTGCCGCTCGCCGAGACCGCCGACCGCGTGCTCGGATCGCCGTCCGTGGCGAGGTGGGCGTACAGCACGTCGAAGGCCGTGGACGAGATCCTGGCATATGCGTACCACAACGAGCATCGGCTGCCGACCTTGGTGGTTCGCTTGTTCAACACCGTCGGCCCACGTCAGAGCCCGGCATACGGAATGGTCATCCCTCGGCTCGTCCGCCAGGCGCTCGCCGGTGAGCCGATGTCAGTGTTCGGGGACGGCTCGCAGACCCGCTGCTTCTGTCACGTCGCGGACGTCGTGGACGCGCTCCTGCGGATCATCGGCTCTGCCGAGGCGGTCGGCGAGGTGTTCAACGTCGGCTCCGGGGAGGAGATCTCGATCCTCGATCTTGCCCGCAGGATCAGGGACATAGCGGGGAGCTCGTCCGAGATCGCGCTCATCCCCTACGACAAAGCCTACGAATCCGGGTTTGAGGACATGGCCCGCCGGGTCCCCGACACCGGGAGATTGGCTGCGCTGACCGGCTGGCGGTCTCGGCGCACCCTCGACGACATCCTCACCGAGACGATCGCCGAGGCCAAGACCGAACTCGACCGTGAGTGA
- a CDS encoding glycosyltransferase, with product MAGSTHADPLNRSRIGAVAPPRPRVLWLTKGLGRGGTERLLVGGALFLDRDRFDVEVAYLLPWKDAFVPELESQGIAVHCLGARRLADPRWVTRLRRLVRTGGFDIVHTHMPLPAVTARLMARHGVPVIVHTEHNLWPRYRWATRWANSLTYRRNRAVIAVSGAVADSIRRPRRRAATWPSVEIVHHGADLRAVRRGHRARAEARVRLQCPLDGLVVGTVGNFTRKKDQQTLLDAFAIVARAHPALRLVLVGSGPLESELRDAVHRLDLESSVNFAGSRDDVFELLPGFDVFVLSSRHEGLPISLLEALATGVPCVASAVGGIPEVMADGREGFLVQPGDPVALATALSRLLEAPALRASMGAAGIERTADFDLERAMQRTQQLYDDVLSAR from the coding sequence GTGGCCGGTTCGACGCACGCGGATCCTCTGAACCGATCCCGGATCGGTGCGGTCGCCCCGCCGCGTCCGCGCGTCCTGTGGCTGACGAAGGGTCTCGGCCGGGGCGGGACCGAACGACTGCTTGTCGGCGGGGCGCTGTTCCTCGACCGGGACCGGTTCGACGTCGAGGTCGCGTACCTGCTCCCGTGGAAGGACGCGTTCGTTCCCGAACTCGAGTCGCAAGGGATCGCCGTGCACTGCCTTGGCGCGCGCCGGCTCGCCGACCCGCGCTGGGTGACGCGCCTCCGTCGCCTGGTCCGAACCGGCGGGTTCGACATCGTGCACACCCACATGCCCCTCCCGGCCGTGACCGCCCGCCTGATGGCGCGGCACGGTGTTCCCGTGATCGTGCACACCGAGCACAACCTGTGGCCGCGGTATCGGTGGGCCACACGCTGGGCGAACTCGCTCACCTACCGACGCAACCGCGCCGTAATCGCGGTTTCGGGCGCGGTCGCGGATTCGATCCGGCGGCCTCGTCGACGGGCCGCGACGTGGCCGTCCGTCGAGATCGTCCACCACGGCGCCGACCTGCGGGCGGTCCGGCGTGGCCACCGCGCCCGCGCCGAGGCCCGGGTGCGGCTGCAATGCCCGCTCGACGGGCTCGTCGTGGGCACCGTTGGCAACTTCACGCGGAAGAAGGACCAGCAGACGCTGCTCGATGCGTTCGCGATCGTCGCCCGAGCGCACCCTGCCCTCCGCCTCGTGCTGGTCGGGAGCGGGCCGCTGGAATCGGAGCTGCGAGACGCGGTCCATCGGCTCGATCTCGAGTCGTCGGTGAACTTCGCCGGGTCGCGCGACGACGTCTTCGAGCTCCTGCCAGGGTTCGATGTCTTCGTGCTGAGCTCGCGTCACGAGGGACTCCCCATCTCGCTCCTCGAGGCGTTGGCCACCGGCGTGCCCTGTGTGGCGAGCGCCGTCGGCGGGATTCCGGAGGTCATGGCGGACGGCCGCGAGGGGTTCCTGGTCCAACCGGGCGATCCCGTTGCCCTGGCGACCGCGTTGTCGAGGTTGCTCGAGGCCCCGGCCCTCCGCGCCTCCATGGGAGCGGCCGGGATCGAGCGGACGGCCGACTTCGACCTCGAGCGTGCCATGCAGCGAACTCAGCAGCTCTACGACGACGTGCTCTCGGCGCGATGA
- a CDS encoding P-loop NTPase yields MEPIEYLRALRQWWWVIVASVVVGVGVVTLVGSQNTTTYTATQDMLFAPDVQGEDAADPAVTLNRIAFLTTRGSIPDRVAEQLGSTDPIALARRVSAAVNAELRTLSITATGADAQRTERLANTFAHEVVASLDEQAASERELEVERLQVEVDDLERQLAALDRSIGANTEGGVLGGQREALGQRYSANLALLQELTTGPAPSSGLSTVAPARAVVAAGGGASRTTSFALAGFVSLLIGAGLALALMRFDTRIRTKEEAEEAFGLPVIAEIPLLSRARRDRHDVISITEPESPGAEAYRTLRTALIFGPRVRWSLNEATTPRRRRKDARVEEPSPARLSHTLLVVSPGVGEGKSTSVANLAVAFAESGKYVLVVSGDLRRPMVDTYLGVEEGPGVSELLAGEDEMRLVDIVRTTSTPDVRIAPSGEAVSNPGELLSHHGAELVDQARNLADVVLIDSPPLLATDDTSPLIPRIDEVLVVCRAGVTTAEAARRASELLSRLGASVAGVALVGVTATATPRGYYRAYTRSGRRAPREPNPEAGSADGGQSADDQRTKSTRPRASKTA; encoded by the coding sequence GTGGAACCCATCGAGTATCTGAGGGCACTACGGCAGTGGTGGTGGGTGATCGTCGCCTCGGTCGTGGTCGGGGTCGGCGTCGTCACCCTCGTCGGTTCCCAGAACACGACGACGTACACGGCGACCCAAGACATGCTCTTCGCGCCCGACGTGCAGGGGGAGGATGCCGCCGACCCGGCGGTGACCCTCAACCGGATTGCCTTCCTGACGACCCGCGGCTCGATCCCGGATCGAGTCGCGGAGCAGCTCGGGTCGACCGACCCGATCGCGCTCGCCCGTCGAGTGAGCGCGGCGGTCAACGCTGAGCTCCGCACGTTGTCGATCACCGCGACCGGTGCCGACGCGCAACGAACGGAACGGCTTGCGAACACGTTCGCCCACGAAGTCGTCGCGAGCCTCGACGAGCAGGCTGCCTCCGAGCGAGAGCTGGAGGTCGAGCGGCTCCAGGTCGAGGTGGACGACCTGGAGAGGCAGCTCGCGGCGTTGGACAGGTCGATCGGCGCTAACACGGAGGGTGGGGTGCTGGGCGGCCAGCGCGAGGCGCTGGGCCAGCGGTACTCCGCAAACCTCGCTTTACTGCAGGAGCTGACTACCGGCCCCGCTCCTAGCTCGGGCCTGTCCACCGTCGCGCCGGCACGGGCGGTCGTCGCGGCGGGCGGCGGCGCGAGTCGGACCACCAGCTTCGCGCTCGCCGGCTTCGTCAGTCTCCTGATCGGCGCCGGTCTCGCGCTCGCGCTCATGCGGTTCGACACCCGGATCCGCACCAAGGAGGAGGCGGAGGAGGCGTTCGGCCTCCCGGTGATCGCCGAGATCCCGCTGCTCTCGCGTGCGCGCCGGGACCGCCACGACGTGATCTCGATCACCGAGCCCGAATCGCCCGGTGCCGAGGCCTACCGCACCCTCCGCACAGCGCTCATCTTCGGCCCCCGCGTTCGCTGGTCGCTGAACGAAGCGACAACCCCGCGCCGTCGCCGCAAGGACGCGCGCGTTGAGGAGCCGTCACCAGCGCGTCTTTCGCACACCCTGCTCGTGGTGTCGCCAGGGGTTGGCGAGGGCAAGTCCACGTCGGTGGCGAACCTGGCCGTCGCCTTCGCCGAGTCGGGCAAGTACGTCCTGGTGGTGTCGGGTGATCTGCGGCGGCCGATGGTCGACACGTACCTCGGGGTCGAGGAGGGTCCCGGGGTCAGCGAATTGCTCGCGGGCGAAGATGAGATGCGACTCGTCGATATCGTGCGCACTACGTCGACGCCCGACGTCAGGATCGCGCCGAGCGGCGAGGCGGTCTCGAACCCCGGCGAGCTGTTGAGCCATCACGGAGCGGAGCTCGTCGACCAGGCGCGGAACCTCGCGGACGTGGTCCTGATCGACAGCCCGCCGCTCCTCGCAACCGACGACACGAGCCCGCTGATCCCTCGCATCGACGAGGTGCTCGTTGTCTGCCGTGCAGGGGTGACGACCGCGGAGGCGGCGCGGCGAGCGAGCGAGCTGCTCTCCCGCCTCGGGGCTTCCGTCGCCGGCGTGGCGCTCGTCGGCGTCACGGCCACGGCGACCCCTCGCGGCTACTACCGGGCGTACACCCGAAGCGGTCGCCGGGCACCACGCGAGCCAAACCCCGAAGCGGGATCGGCCGACGGTGGTCAATCCGCCGACGACCAGAGGACGAAGTCGACGCGCCCCAGGGCGTCGAAGACCGCCTGA
- a CDS encoding nucleoside-diphosphate sugar epimerase/dehydratase yields MRGRRWIKRGVSRARTRTHLRLYALDAVLIATSYAAVLLLRFDGAVPNDYWKRFLAFLPFALLAHLASNTGWGLYRQMWRHASVQEARRVLLAGVTVVAIAAPLYFVLDARPVPVSVLVLGALVATALAGLHRFQGRLVGVRRRAATPAGLRVLVIGAGEAGAAIVREMQRKPAAGLNPVAVLDDDLRKQGLALLGVPIAGETSDLGEVVERDRIQRALLAIPTAGQELVRRVATAAEEAGVPLQVVPELGDLIAGRVSLRDVRDLRIEDLMGRQQAKTDLEAVRCLLAGRRVLITGGGGSIGAELARQVAECSPASLVLVDNDETHLHDATASLTGPVETALCDIRSASRLVRIFERHRPEVVFHAAALKHVPVLEDHACEAIETNVLGTDTVLKAAARVGVQRLVFISTDKAVRPTSVMGASKWLAEQLVLACASESTPHCAVRFGNVVGSRGSVIPTFSRQIAAGGPVTVTDPEMTRYFMSIEEAVQLVLQAAVFATGSGEVFMLEMGEPVNILALAQRMIMLSGFSVGEEIEIDIVGARPGEKLTEELRAPDERCEPTPHESIVRHEPRILSDSLLDETLEELTWAVARDDEATARKVVSLANGADAVLEPDLVIDLTVTERSKQWNPSSI; encoded by the coding sequence GTGCGAGGGCGTCGCTGGATCAAGCGCGGCGTGAGCCGAGCGCGCACCCGCACCCACCTCAGGCTCTACGCGCTCGACGCGGTGCTCATTGCGACAAGCTATGCGGCGGTGCTGCTCCTGCGCTTCGACGGCGCGGTGCCCAACGACTACTGGAAGCGATTCCTCGCCTTCCTCCCGTTTGCGCTGCTCGCCCACCTCGCGAGCAACACGGGCTGGGGTTTGTACCGCCAGATGTGGCGACACGCGAGCGTCCAGGAGGCGCGCCGCGTCCTCCTCGCGGGGGTGACCGTCGTCGCGATCGCCGCGCCCCTGTACTTCGTGCTGGACGCACGACCGGTCCCGGTCTCGGTCCTCGTCTTGGGAGCTCTCGTAGCAACCGCCCTCGCCGGGCTGCACCGATTCCAGGGACGGCTGGTCGGTGTCCGCCGCCGAGCGGCGACGCCGGCGGGTCTTCGCGTCCTCGTGATCGGTGCCGGTGAGGCGGGCGCCGCCATCGTGCGGGAGATGCAGCGCAAGCCGGCGGCGGGCCTCAACCCGGTGGCTGTCCTCGACGACGACCTGCGCAAGCAAGGCCTCGCGCTCCTCGGGGTGCCGATTGCCGGGGAAACGAGTGACCTCGGCGAGGTCGTCGAGCGTGACCGCATCCAACGCGCCCTGTTGGCGATCCCGACGGCGGGGCAGGAGCTCGTGCGCCGGGTCGCGACCGCTGCCGAGGAAGCAGGGGTGCCGCTCCAGGTCGTCCCCGAGCTGGGCGACCTCATCGCGGGTCGCGTCTCGCTGCGTGACGTCCGAGACCTGCGGATCGAGGACCTGATGGGTCGCCAGCAGGCGAAGACCGACCTCGAGGCGGTCCGCTGCCTGCTCGCGGGCCGGCGCGTCCTGATCACGGGCGGCGGCGGGTCGATCGGTGCGGAGCTGGCGCGCCAGGTGGCCGAGTGCTCGCCGGCGTCGCTCGTCCTGGTCGACAACGACGAAACTCACCTCCACGACGCCACCGCGTCGCTGACCGGTCCGGTCGAGACCGCGCTCTGCGACATCCGCTCCGCTAGCCGGCTCGTGCGGATCTTCGAGCGGCACCGACCCGAGGTCGTCTTCCATGCCGCCGCGCTGAAGCACGTACCCGTACTCGAGGACCATGCCTGCGAGGCGATCGAGACCAACGTGTTGGGGACGGACACCGTGCTGAAGGCCGCCGCACGGGTCGGTGTACAACGGCTGGTCTTCATCTCCACCGACAAGGCCGTGCGCCCGACGAGCGTGATGGGCGCGTCGAAGTGGCTGGCCGAGCAACTCGTGCTCGCGTGTGCCTCGGAGTCGACGCCGCATTGTGCGGTCCGGTTCGGGAACGTGGTCGGCAGCCGGGGCAGCGTCATCCCCACGTTCTCGCGGCAGATCGCCGCAGGGGGTCCCGTTACCGTGACCGACCCCGAGATGACCCGTTACTTCATGAGCATCGAAGAGGCGGTGCAGCTCGTGCTGCAGGCTGCCGTGTTCGCGACCGGCAGCGGCGAGGTGTTCATGCTCGAGATGGGCGAGCCGGTCAATATCCTGGCGCTCGCCCAGCGGATGATCATGCTGTCGGGGTTCAGCGTCGGTGAGGAGATCGAGATCGACATCGTCGGGGCCCGACCAGGCGAGAAGCTCACCGAGGAGCTCCGCGCGCCGGATGAGCGCTGCGAGCCGACCCCGCACGAGTCGATCGTGCGTCACGAACCGCGAATTCTCTCAGATAGTCTTCTCGATGAGACCCTTGAGGAGTTGACCTGGGCCGTCGCTCGCGACGACGAAGCCACGGCGCGCAAGGTCGTGTCGCTCGCCAATGGTGCCGACGCAGTGCTCGAACCCGATCTCGTCATCGATCTCACGGTCACCGAACGGAGCAAGCAGTGGAACCCATCGAGTATCTGA